From Penaeus vannamei isolate JL-2024 chromosome 40, ASM4276789v1, whole genome shotgun sequence, the proteins below share one genomic window:
- the LOC113817063 gene encoding uncharacterized protein: protein MQISWVLLAAALWVGVCYGQLDIPSVSDEEMNEILSDVPRVAQCLTQPDDRCHPLTATVRNILPELYRNGFQCNTCSEQSKRNINQFRTVLTERKNSQYNRQILRWVTEQL, encoded by the exons AT gcaaatCTCGTGGGTGCTCCTGGCGGCGGCgctgtgggtgggcgtgtgctACGGACAGCTGGACATCCCCTCTGTGTCCGATGAGGAAATGAATGAAATCCTCAGCGACGTCCCCAGAGTGGCACAGTGCCTCACCCAGCCTGATGACAGGTGCCACCCCCTCACCGCCACGGTTCGAA ATATCTTACCAGAACTCTACAGAAATGGGTTCCAGTGCAATACCTGCAGTGAACAGAGCAAGAGGAACATTAACCAGTTCAGGACTGTTCTGACAGAACGCAAAAACTCGCAGTATAACAGGCAGATCTTGCGATGGGTCACGGAACAGTTATAA